Within Gavia stellata isolate bGavSte3 chromosome 12, bGavSte3.hap2, whole genome shotgun sequence, the genomic segment AGTGGCCCCCACCGAGCCCTCCTTGGGTCCTCATGCCTGCCTCCAtctccccaggctgccccagccctgcgtcttggccctgccagcagcctgcttGCCCCTCCAGTGCACCCGGAGAAGCACTGCAGAGCCCTTTCCTCAAACTCCGCTCCCAGACAGCCGGGCCTGGCATCGCTCGAGCGTTGCGTGAGGGTCCTGCCGGCACTTTGCATCCGTGCCAGGAGTGCTGTGGGCCTGTGGCCCTGTGGCACTTTAGCTAGGGCATGTCCCCCAGTAGCATTTCAAATGAGAGAACTTGCTGTTGGGTGGACGGACTGTCTGGGGGTGTGCCTGCTTGTGGCCAGCTTTCGCTTCTACTACAACTTGCACTGCACAAAACAAGACTGGGCGGATCGATGTTGAGATGTCTTGTCCCTGATGAGATGTCACAGCCTCTCCGTTCAACATCAGAATATCCCTTAAGGTGCCCCGGCTCTTCCCAGGCTTGCTGCAGCCTGAAGATGATCCATTTTGTAGCCTGTTGAGAGCATGTTGTTAGTCGTGCTTCTccattgctttttccttctctaccAGCTCAGGATTAAGCTTTACATCCTTGCTGGCTTCGCTGTGCCTGTTACTGCTTCTTCACTTTGGAGGTGGCAAATCTCACCACTGGCCAATGATGCCAGCTGCGGTTCTGTCGGAgcacttccctgcctgcctcccctcctccgTCGGAGATCCCCCGCGTGTTGCAGAGCAACTGCATTATCCTCCTCCAAATCCCTTTTCTGCCGTGACGTCTGCAGAACACTTGACTGAGATTAGTCTGTCATGTGGCAACTCTTACCACCCCCCGCTGACCTGTGCTTccccttctgcagctgcttttggCTGTGTCGCTTCCCTGCTTGAGCGTCTCTTCCCTGCttgagcagccagcagcagcacggGCGCTGGTCTGGGGCTGGCACTCCCAGGCTCCAGGTTGGTGAAGTGGGAGTTCTGGGAGGAGCGTTGGACACAAGTAGTTCCTTGCTCTGTCTGTTCAGGTGCTAACTTTTCCATCACAGCTTTCTTGCCTGCGCACTGCCCTCTCCGATAGTGTCTCCCACACCTTCCACATTTACCTGAAAAGGATTTTTCATTGAATCCtcattattttgagaaatatcAATGAAGCTAAAGATTTTGTAACTTCTCAGCGCAGCgtccagctgcagagctggcgAGGCCACCAGCTCAGGGTGAGAGGATTGGAGTTCTCCCGGGTGCATCACAGAGTCCTGCCTGGACTGCTCTTCAGTGcctattttctcatttaaagcaATAATTAGTGCTTTTGTCCCGGGCAGACAGCTGTGTAGTGCCCTGAGCACGATCTGAGTGTTTTCCCTCAGGCCATTGTACACTTGGCCCCAGTGGTGTGCATTTCCTTCATGCCGCCCTGCTTGAATTTCCTGCTTCCTCCTCACTTGGCAGCGAGTGCCCTCAGATCAACACTAGTTTGCTGTGACAGCAAGTTGCAGACCGTTGTTCAAACAAGGGAACAGCAAGGAGCAGTGTTGCCTTGCCACAGCGTTCGGCATCAATGAAGCACAACTGAAAGAGCCACCATCTCTGCTGTCAGGTCTTCGGGAGGGTGATGCCTCATTTTTTGAATAGAATCAGTTAGGAAGCTGGAAAATTGAACGTGAACCTGGGATAGATTTGAGGTGCTCAGGCTGCTTAGTGTTGAGATGACTCGATCGTGCGCAGGGAGAGGGTTCAATGAAGGGCTGCTTTACCAAGGGAAAATGACATCTGATTACCCAAAGCTGAGGCGTGTCGAACTCAAACTGGAAGCGAGCTGCAGACTTCACTGAGAAATTGGAACCCTTCATCCTGGGATGGGTTGGTTGGGGATTGCCTGAAATCTTTGTTTAGATTTGAGGATATTTCTGTGAGAGGTGTTTCAGTTTTACTTCAGAGAGAAATAAGTGACGGAATTTTCTTGATGATGCTTCTAACTTGGGTTATGCCGGGAATCTGACCCAATGTTTGTGAGTAGCCACGCCTGGTCTTAGTCTTAATGGTTTCACATCCCCGGTTAAAAATGCAAGATGATTTCAGTTGCTATAAGCTAAccatcttctctttccttttgagGTGTCAAGGGTTGTTTTTCCAGTAATTTGGACCTTTTTTGAAGTGCCCGCTTGCCTAATGCCATGAATATTGCAGTGAgcaatgtggaagaaaaagctgtCCATTCCTGGTCAAGAATTTCCTCTGCGGGACAGAAAGTGCTGGAGGAAGCCCTCCGAGTCTTCAACCCGATGTCGAAGGACCTTTCGGGCACAGAGACCCAGCTGGTGGCCTTCATTCAGGGCCTGAAGGAGGAGGGCTACCAGCCCACAATTCTGAGGAGTAAGGATGTGTACGGGTACAGCTCGTGCACGGCAGACACGCCTAGCCAAACGAAAGAGAGCACCCCGCACAACTGCGCCAACACTGCCGCCGAGTCTGCTAAGAGTCCGTCTCGAAACACCACAGCCATACCAAAGGTGGCTGCTTCACCCACCAGCGTTTCGCTGAACTCTTCAAAAGTCTCCACTCAGCCCATCTCTAAAGGGGATTCCACAAATCTCCTCTTGAGCTCCTTGAAGCAGACAAGATCTGGCACGTCCAAGGCCGCTGCAGTGGGCTTCCCTGCGAGCATGTATCCTGACGTGTATCCAGCCATGAGACTGTCAGTGGTTCTGGAAGCTCTGGTGCCGCTGAAAACTACCACGTCCTGTTTGGAGTCCAAGTACACACGAGGGCGTCTTGGGATCTCGCCCTC encodes:
- the CCDC71 gene encoding coiled-coil domain-containing protein 71: MNIAVSNVEEKAVHSWSRISSAGQKVLEEALRVFNPMSKDLSGTETQLVAFIQGLKEEGYQPTILRSKDVYGYSSCTADTPSQTKESTPHNCANTAAESAKSPSRNTTAIPKVAASPTSVSLNSSKVSTQPISKGDSTNLLLSSLKQTRSGTSKAAAVGFPASMYPDVYPAMRLSVVLEALVPLKTTTSCLESKYTRGRLGISPSDLKLLKASSLPRQFSSGKTTKVTEGKGYKRLMKKAPDSATLALNLKGPKGGVLQESNACKASGVLNGRVTGSSSQGCTTAPQSKTLKIKDKEPLVGKTEWKDSSTYQESIGQKRRRAAEAREAPQRKKANTIPVRNKSRRAQSTLNLLKFRAIKVGNSSSDDEVRRRAQKILRVNLSPVIRIQPLSHSHSVP